The following proteins come from a genomic window of Geomonas sp. RF6:
- a CDS encoding C40 family peptidase — protein sequence MSIDPLQSTMPLGRAIHPASGKTASRASFENLLARLATEGSEAPVKDEEIAAELLRIEMMQNSLALTGESRGSDSVASPTLSAVLKGLARFAEIAPREAQAPPMLARPAEGTAQDSDTSAITRTASQFLGIPYLFGGESQEGIDCSSFVQQVFREHNIRLPRTAREQIKMGADVEPGDLKEGDLVFFRTYASYPSHVGIYLGNGKMMHASSHQGEVTVSDMNTDYFKARYLGARRVA from the coding sequence ATGTCGATCGATCCCCTGCAGAGCACCATGCCCCTTGGCCGCGCCATTCACCCTGCCTCGGGAAAAACCGCCAGCCGCGCCTCCTTCGAGAACCTCCTTGCGCGCCTTGCGACAGAAGGGAGTGAGGCTCCGGTGAAGGATGAAGAGATCGCAGCGGAGCTTCTGCGCATCGAGATGATGCAGAACTCCCTGGCGCTGACGGGAGAGAGTCGGGGGTCGGATTCTGTGGCGAGCCCCACCCTCTCCGCGGTTCTCAAGGGTCTGGCGCGCTTTGCGGAGATCGCACCGCGTGAGGCGCAGGCTCCCCCAATGCTGGCCCGTCCCGCCGAGGGGACGGCGCAAGATAGCGATACCTCCGCCATCACTCGCACCGCCTCGCAATTCCTCGGCATTCCCTACCTCTTCGGCGGCGAGAGCCAGGAGGGGATCGACTGCTCCAGTTTTGTCCAACAGGTATTCCGGGAGCACAACATCAGGCTCCCCCGCACTGCGCGGGAGCAGATAAAGATGGGGGCGGACGTGGAGCCGGGGGATCTGAAGGAAGGGGATCTCGTCTTCTTCAGGACGTATGCGTCGTACCCCTCGCACGTCGGGATCTATCTCGGGAATGGAAAGATGATGCACGCGTCGTCGCACCAGGGTGAGGTGACGGTGTCGGATATGAACACGGACTATTTCAAGGCGAGATATCTGGGAGCGAGGCGGGTGGCGTAG
- a CDS encoding GGDEF domain-containing protein yields the protein MTESDELAARNKQLESQIAELKSREEVLRKLAAAVEHSPISVMITDVSGRIEYVNLKFCEVTGYSLTEVIGHNPRILKGDALPEQFYREMWTTILSGREWHGEFHNRNKDGSYVWELASISPIMDPSGVITHFVGVKEDISELKRLQKELGQMAHSDRLTGLPNRALFFDRLEQALIHARRKRSRFALLFLDLDGFKAINDTHGHQAGDELLQAVAHRLTFCVRESDTVARMGGDEFIIILGDINHWEEPGLVARKVLEAFSSPFHIGEITCTVGVSIGISVFPDDAEDANKLISKADFAMYEAKRSGKNNFRYSSMEYRRR from the coding sequence ATGACGGAAAGTGACGAGCTGGCGGCGAGAAACAAACAGCTGGAGAGCCAGATAGCGGAGCTCAAGAGCAGGGAGGAGGTGCTGCGCAAGCTCGCGGCGGCGGTGGAGCACAGCCCCATCTCTGTCATGATCACCGACGTGAGCGGCAGGATCGAGTACGTCAACCTCAAGTTCTGCGAGGTCACCGGCTACTCCCTGACGGAGGTTATCGGCCACAACCCGCGTATCTTGAAGGGGGACGCCCTGCCGGAGCAGTTCTACCGCGAGATGTGGACGACCATCCTCTCCGGGCGGGAGTGGCACGGCGAATTTCACAATCGAAACAAGGACGGGAGCTACGTGTGGGAGCTCGCGTCGATCTCCCCTATCATGGATCCGTCCGGGGTGATAACGCATTTCGTGGGGGTAAAGGAGGACATAAGCGAGCTGAAGAGGCTGCAGAAGGAGTTGGGGCAGATGGCCCACTCCGACAGGCTCACCGGGCTCCCGAACCGGGCGCTCTTTTTCGACCGTCTTGAACAGGCGTTGATACATGCGCGGCGAAAGAGGAGCCGCTTTGCCCTCCTTTTCCTCGACCTCGACGGCTTCAAGGCGATCAATGATACCCACGGCCATCAGGCAGGGGACGAGCTGCTGCAGGCTGTGGCACACCGTCTCACCTTCTGCGTGCGTGAGTCCGACACCGTTGCCCGCATGGGGGGAGACGAGTTCATCATCATCCTCGGCGACATCAACCATTGGGAGGAGCCGGGGCTGGTGGCGCGCAAGGTACTGGAGGCATTCAGCTCCCCCTTCCACATCGGAGAGATCACCTGCACGGTGGGGGTCTCCATAGGGATCAGCGTCTTTCCCGACGACGCCGAGGACGCGAACAAGCTCATCTCCAAAGCCGATTTCGCCATGTACGAGGCGAAACGGAGCGGGAAGAACAACTTCAGGTACAGCTCCATGGAATACAGGAGACGCTGA
- a CDS encoding aldo/keto reductase: protein MEMEGGLTRRELLAAAAALTVSSIFPEPILAALRDQDMPYRTLGRTGEKVSVIGLGGFHIGKQEDEKESIRIIRTAIDSGINFMDNCWDYNNGASEERMGKALEGARQKVFLMSKIDGRDKATAAKQIEESLRRLRTDRIDLMQLHEVIRDSDAEKAFRPGGAMEALLEAKKAGKVRYIGFTGHKSPAIHLKMLETAFSHGFTFDTVQLPLNVMDAHFDSFEKKVLPVLLKHKIGVLGMKSMGDGILLQSKVVTPVECLHYAMSLPTSVVITGCDSVPILQQALKAARGFKPLKEAEVVALLSRTAKAAKDGAFEKYKTSRDFDGTYHNPEWLGPKGA from the coding sequence ATGGAAATGGAAGGGGGACTCACCCGGCGGGAACTGCTGGCGGCGGCCGCTGCCTTGACCGTATCATCCATCTTTCCTGAGCCGATTCTCGCGGCACTCCGGGACCAGGACATGCCGTACCGGACGCTCGGGCGTACCGGTGAGAAGGTATCCGTCATCGGTCTCGGTGGCTTCCACATCGGCAAGCAGGAGGATGAGAAAGAAAGTATCAGGATCATCCGCACCGCCATAGACAGCGGCATCAACTTCATGGACAACTGCTGGGACTACAACAACGGCGCCAGCGAAGAGCGGATGGGGAAGGCGCTGGAGGGCGCGCGGCAGAAGGTCTTTCTCATGTCGAAGATAGACGGGCGGGACAAGGCGACCGCGGCGAAGCAGATAGAGGAGTCGCTGCGGCGGCTCCGTACCGATCGCATCGACCTCATGCAGCTCCACGAGGTGATCCGTGATTCCGACGCGGAGAAGGCGTTCCGACCCGGGGGCGCGATGGAGGCGCTCCTGGAGGCGAAGAAGGCGGGGAAGGTCCGCTACATAGGCTTCACAGGGCACAAGAGCCCCGCAATCCATCTGAAGATGCTGGAAACCGCCTTCAGCCACGGGTTCACCTTCGACACCGTGCAGTTGCCGCTAAACGTGATGGACGCTCACTTCGACAGCTTCGAAAAGAAGGTGCTCCCGGTCCTCCTGAAGCACAAAATCGGGGTCCTGGGGATGAAGTCGATGGGGGACGGGATACTTCTGCAAAGCAAGGTGGTGACGCCCGTTGAATGCCTCCACTACGCCATGAGCCTTCCCACCAGTGTGGTGATAACCGGCTGCGACTCGGTGCCCATTCTGCAGCAGGCGCTGAAGGCAGCCCGCGGTTTCAAGCCGCTGAAGGAGGCCGAGGTGGTCGCGCTCCTGTCGCGCACCGCGAAAGCGGCAAAGGACGGTGCGTTCGAAAAGTACAAGACCTCACGCGACTTCGACGGCACATATCATAACCCGGAGTGGTTGGGGCCGAAAGGGGCTTGA
- a CDS encoding PAS domain S-box protein, with protein MVNRAQETRGVTLLLVEDEAQARNMMGRSISLKYPGLTLHQAENGAMGLELFLQHRPEIVVTDVSMPVMDGIQMAREIKRHNREVIIAAVTAHSDSNFLLSAIEIGIDHYILKPVNHRQFFALLDKIIEEVLLKRLVNDQNEYIRKLSRAVEQSQSMVVITDKDGDIEYVNPKFCEFTGYATDEVLGMNQRELATDAAATYEEMWGTVNRGIDWRGEFPGKKKAGEIFYELATVSPIKDEEGAIVNIVSVKQDITDAKRQEAEIQRLKNYLADIINSMPSVLVGIGADDHITQWNRQAELVTGLSESDALGRLLGEVLPEFHATVAELRTQVEQDHEPKSAERFELHRGEERHIYDIVIYPLSYDEAEGAVLKIDDVTEKVRTQELMLQSEKMASLGRLAFGMAHEVNNPLHVVSQAARNIERRLSNDSPPNMEAAAALGLTMDRLQAYFEERQIQKFIDAIRESTAHAGHIVNSILRLSQAETAQAQLSNLTEVVEHALDLSSRSIELRRKCEFSRIEIVRHYQPDLPQVPMVAVEIEQVLVNLFVNAAQAMCDAPGDQPPRITVKLWKEDLFMAVEVDDNGPGMPEDVRQRVFEPFFSTKEVGEGTGLGLSVSFWIVTQVHKGRMSVESEPGKGTRVVVRLPLQ; from the coding sequence ATGGTGAACCGGGCGCAGGAAACACGCGGCGTGACCCTCCTCCTTGTCGAGGATGAGGCGCAGGCGCGCAACATGATGGGAAGAAGCATCTCCCTCAAGTACCCCGGCCTCACCCTGCACCAGGCCGAAAATGGCGCTATGGGACTTGAGCTTTTCCTCCAGCACCGGCCGGAGATCGTCGTCACCGACGTCAGCATGCCGGTCATGGACGGCATCCAGATGGCGCGCGAGATCAAAAGGCACAATCGCGAGGTCATCATCGCCGCCGTCACCGCCCACTCCGACAGCAACTTTCTCCTCAGCGCCATAGAAATAGGGATCGACCACTACATCCTCAAGCCGGTCAATCACCGTCAGTTTTTCGCCCTCCTGGACAAGATCATCGAGGAAGTCCTCCTGAAGCGCCTTGTCAACGACCAGAACGAGTACATCCGCAAACTCTCCCGCGCAGTCGAGCAGAGCCAGAGCATGGTGGTGATCACCGACAAAGACGGCGATATCGAGTATGTGAACCCGAAGTTCTGCGAGTTCACCGGGTACGCCACTGACGAGGTGTTGGGGATGAACCAGCGCGAGCTGGCGACGGATGCGGCCGCGACGTACGAGGAGATGTGGGGCACCGTGAACAGGGGGATTGACTGGCGCGGAGAGTTTCCCGGCAAAAAGAAGGCCGGGGAGATCTTCTACGAGCTCGCCACCGTCTCTCCGATCAAGGACGAGGAAGGAGCAATCGTCAACATCGTCTCGGTGAAGCAGGACATAACCGACGCAAAGAGGCAGGAGGCGGAGATACAGAGGCTGAAGAACTACCTCGCCGACATCATAAACTCCATGCCGTCCGTTCTCGTCGGCATCGGCGCCGACGACCATATCACCCAGTGGAATCGTCAGGCGGAGCTGGTGACGGGGCTCTCGGAATCTGACGCGCTCGGCCGGCTCCTCGGCGAGGTGCTGCCAGAGTTCCACGCCACCGTCGCGGAGCTGCGCACCCAGGTCGAGCAGGATCATGAGCCGAAGAGCGCCGAGAGGTTCGAATTGCACCGCGGAGAGGAGCGGCACATCTACGATATCGTGATATACCCCCTTTCGTACGACGAGGCGGAGGGGGCGGTGCTGAAGATCGACGACGTGACGGAAAAGGTGCGGACGCAGGAGCTCATGCTGCAGTCGGAGAAGATGGCATCGCTGGGGCGGCTCGCCTTCGGGATGGCGCACGAGGTCAACAACCCCTTGCACGTGGTCAGCCAGGCGGCACGCAACATCGAGCGGCGCCTCAGCAACGATTCCCCCCCCAACATGGAGGCTGCCGCCGCTCTCGGACTCACCATGGACCGGCTCCAGGCGTACTTCGAGGAGCGGCAGATCCAGAAGTTCATCGACGCCATCCGCGAGTCGACCGCCCACGCCGGGCACATCGTCAACAGCATCTTGCGTCTGAGCCAGGCAGAGACCGCCCAGGCACAGCTCTCAAACCTCACCGAAGTCGTGGAGCATGCCCTCGACCTCTCCTCGCGCAGCATCGAACTCAGGAGAAAGTGCGAGTTCTCCCGCATCGAGATCGTGCGCCACTACCAGCCGGACCTGCCGCAGGTGCCGATGGTGGCGGTGGAAATCGAGCAGGTGCTGGTGAATCTTTTCGTCAATGCGGCTCAGGCGATGTGCGACGCGCCGGGAGACCAGCCGCCTCGCATCACGGTGAAGCTGTGGAAGGAAGATCTTTTCATGGCGGTCGAGGTCGATGACAACGGTCCCGGCATGCCGGAAGACGTACGGCAGCGGGTATTTGAGCCGTTTTTTTCCACCAAGGAGGTGGGAGAGGGGACGGGTCTGGGACTGTCGGTTTCCTTCTGGATCGTGACGCAGGTGCACAAGGGACGGATGTCGGTGGAGTCAGAGCCGGGCAAAGGCACCCGCGTGGTGGTAAGGCTTCCGCTCCAGTAG
- a CDS encoding methyl-accepting chemotaxis protein, which translates to MKIGQKLFLASAINILFLAIVGGMGVYELSQLSALNSRLIDREAKLVEYAQRARANINMMRRYEKDSFLSVGNAAKVEEYRVKWDQSLEHFRSRLAAVEKLLSDPRDSAVVAAIRQAADAYAAGYHRVLQDVQAGKIRSPQEASTAIGQYKEATHQSEQMVTEFATGIDARMQKMKGESAAQAKTTLITVTAVLGLAIALALGVAAYLARSILIPVRRCISAAERIAEGDMGVEFDTSAHDETGMLQRAMEKMAVSVRSVIEDASALTEDALAGNLSSRADASRHQGDFRKIIAGVNETLDAVVTPLSVAAEYVDRISKGDIPPRITDSYRGDFNEIKNNLKNCIDIMNNLLSEADRLAGACARGELDERADGERFVGGWQQLVCGMNNIVENIVSPLMLAARYLDQVAKGVIPPAITEEYRGQYNLIKNNLNGLVATMNDLLTETRILITAAAEGRLDQRADASLFVGEWHRLVQGVNDTVTNIVTPLMSTAEYIDRISKGNIPPKVTQQYLGQYNVIKENLNALIDSMTTIAAAAQAIAEGNLLVEVQERSPEDELMQALASMVQQLSHVVGEVKAAADNVASGSGELSTSAESLSEGATQQAAAAEEASSSTEQMSANIRQNADNALQTEKIAMKSAHDALTGGKAVEQTVAAMKEIAGKIGIIEEIARQTNMLALNAAIEAARAGEHGKGFAVVASEVRKLAERSQTAAGQISELSVTSVAVAEEAGEMLNRLVPDIQKTAELVQEISAASREQDTGALQINKAIQMLDQVIQQNAGAAEEMSSTAEELASQAEQLQAAVSFFKVAGSESAQPRRRPVPKGAVKTRSLLVHPEPGRKGSGMCIAMGDAGTAGDIGFERF; encoded by the coding sequence ATGAAAATCGGGCAGAAACTCTTCCTCGCCTCGGCCATCAACATCCTCTTTCTCGCCATCGTCGGCGGAATGGGTGTGTACGAGCTGTCCCAACTCTCTGCACTGAACAGCCGCCTCATAGACCGCGAGGCGAAGCTCGTGGAATACGCCCAGCGGGCGCGGGCCAACATCAACATGATGCGGCGCTACGAAAAGGACAGTTTCTTGAGTGTGGGGAACGCTGCGAAGGTAGAGGAGTACCGCGTGAAGTGGGACCAGTCGCTGGAGCACTTCCGCTCACGTCTCGCCGCCGTCGAAAAGCTCCTCAGCGACCCCCGCGACAGCGCCGTCGTTGCTGCCATACGTCAGGCGGCCGATGCCTACGCGGCTGGATACCATCGGGTCCTGCAGGACGTGCAGGCCGGAAAGATAAGGAGCCCGCAGGAAGCCTCCACCGCCATCGGGCAGTACAAGGAGGCAACACACCAGAGTGAGCAGATGGTGACCGAGTTCGCCACCGGGATCGATGCGAGAATGCAGAAGATGAAGGGGGAGTCGGCAGCGCAGGCGAAAACCACACTCATCACGGTCACCGCAGTGCTGGGGCTTGCCATTGCACTCGCCCTCGGTGTGGCGGCGTACCTAGCCCGCAGCATCCTTATCCCCGTCAGGCGCTGCATCAGTGCCGCGGAACGCATTGCGGAGGGTGACATGGGGGTCGAGTTCGACACCTCCGCCCATGACGAGACGGGGATGCTGCAGAGGGCGATGGAGAAGATGGCTGTCTCCGTGCGCTCCGTCATTGAGGATGCCTCAGCGCTCACCGAGGATGCCCTGGCCGGGAACCTCTCCAGCCGCGCCGACGCCTCGCGCCATCAGGGCGACTTCCGGAAAATCATCGCCGGTGTCAACGAGACACTGGACGCGGTGGTGACTCCGCTCAGCGTGGCGGCGGAGTACGTCGACCGCATCTCGAAGGGGGACATCCCGCCGCGGATTACCGACTCCTACCGGGGCGACTTCAACGAGATCAAGAACAACCTGAAAAACTGCATCGACATCATGAATAACCTCCTCTCGGAGGCGGACCGCCTGGCCGGTGCCTGTGCTCGCGGTGAGCTCGACGAGCGGGCGGACGGGGAGCGTTTTGTAGGCGGGTGGCAGCAGCTGGTGTGCGGCATGAACAACATCGTGGAGAACATCGTCTCCCCCCTCATGCTGGCGGCGCGATACCTGGACCAGGTCGCTAAGGGGGTGATCCCCCCCGCCATAACGGAGGAGTACCGGGGGCAGTACAATCTGATCAAGAACAACCTGAACGGGCTCGTCGCTACGATGAACGACCTCCTCACGGAGACGCGGATCCTGATAACCGCTGCCGCAGAGGGGAGGCTGGACCAGCGCGCGGATGCCTCCCTCTTTGTGGGTGAGTGGCACCGGCTGGTGCAGGGGGTAAACGACACGGTGACCAACATCGTTACCCCCCTCATGTCCACCGCCGAGTACATCGACCGCATCAGCAAGGGGAACATCCCCCCGAAGGTCACCCAGCAGTACCTCGGCCAATACAATGTCATCAAGGAAAACCTGAACGCCCTCATTGACTCCATGACCACCATCGCCGCAGCGGCGCAGGCGATCGCCGAAGGAAACCTGCTGGTGGAGGTACAAGAACGCTCCCCGGAAGACGAGCTTATGCAGGCACTCGCCTCGATGGTGCAGCAGCTCTCCCACGTGGTGGGCGAGGTGAAGGCTGCCGCCGACAACGTCGCCTCCGGCAGTGGCGAGCTCAGCACAAGCGCGGAGTCCCTTTCGGAGGGCGCCACGCAGCAGGCGGCCGCTGCGGAGGAGGCGTCGTCATCGACGGAGCAGATGTCGGCCAACATCAGGCAGAACGCGGACAACGCGCTGCAGACCGAGAAGATTGCCATGAAATCCGCCCACGATGCCCTGACAGGGGGGAAGGCGGTCGAGCAGACAGTCGCCGCGATGAAGGAGATCGCAGGGAAGATCGGGATCATCGAGGAGATCGCGCGGCAGACGAACATGCTTGCGCTGAACGCTGCCATCGAGGCGGCGCGCGCAGGGGAGCACGGCAAGGGTTTTGCCGTGGTGGCGAGCGAGGTGCGAAAGCTTGCCGAAAGAAGCCAGACCGCGGCAGGGCAGATAAGCGAGCTGTCGGTCACCAGCGTGGCGGTGGCAGAAGAGGCCGGGGAAATGCTGAACCGGCTCGTTCCGGACATTCAGAAGACCGCGGAACTGGTGCAGGAAATCAGCGCGGCATCGAGGGAACAGGACACAGGTGCGCTGCAGATCAACAAGGCGATCCAGATGCTAGACCAGGTTATCCAGCAAAACGCCGGCGCGGCGGAGGAGATGAGTTCCACGGCAGAGGAACTCGCAAGCCAGGCAGAGCAGTTACAGGCGGCGGTCTCCTTTTTTAAGGTGGCGGGCTCGGAAAGTGCGCAGCCGCGGCGCCGTCCGGTCCCGAAAGGGGCGGTGAAGACCCGTTCTCTCCTTGTGCACCCGGAGCCGGGCAGGAAAGGTTCCGGAATGTGCATAGCAATGGGCGATGCAGGGACAGCGGGCGACATAGGGTTTGAGAGATTCTGA
- a CDS encoding methyl-accepting chemotaxis protein has protein sequence MNLLNRLTISKKLLISFLLLSAITAVVGVVGIRNMSKINDMADQMYLKELRGLSYAKEANIDLMYMARAEKNILLSSSKTEREKFLQLYQTAEKLYTENMDKARLLFTSEKGKATVAKLDKAWAEYLPVSKKVVQLALSEDFQKSRQSAELSMGEGRQKITVVDDTLTELAQLKEGNAKDLSNITTEIYKESRAYLIALVVGCVLFGMGMGIFLSRNIGRILKSLLDESSRLTEAAVQGKLGTRGDVQKINFEFRGVVEGMNQTLDAVVGPLRVAAGYVDRISKGDIPPKISDTYQGDFNEIKLNLNNCIDNVNALVADANLLAESAVQGKLATRADASRHSGDFRRIVQGVNDTLDAVIGPLNVAAGYVERISKGDLPPRIVEAYNGEFNTIKNNLNVLIDAMKTITQAAKEIAGGNLLVEIRERSDEDELMRALAAMVQQLSSVVGEVKAAADNVAAGAMEMSSGSENMSQGATEQAAAAEEASSSMEEMSANIRQNADNALQTEKIAVKSAHDALEGGKAVAQTVVAMKEIAGKIGIIEEIARQTNMLALNAAIEAARAGEHGKGFAVVASEVRKLAERSQAAAGEISELSVSSVAVAEEAGAMLNRLVPDIQKTAELVQEISAASKEQDAGAVQINKAIQQLDQVIQQNAGAAEEMSSTAEELSSQAEQLQGAVGFFKVQTTGVVQRHAERRAKPVATPKHPLAHQDSCSRKGHSLVMGEGSALPDGEFERY, from the coding sequence ATGAACCTGCTCAACCGTCTGACCATCAGCAAGAAGCTCCTCATCTCCTTCCTCCTCCTCTCCGCGATCACCGCCGTCGTCGGCGTCGTGGGCATCAGGAACATGTCGAAGATCAACGACATGGCCGACCAGATGTACCTGAAGGAACTGCGCGGCCTCTCCTATGCCAAGGAAGCGAACATCGACCTCATGTACATGGCGCGGGCGGAAAAGAACATCCTCCTCTCCAGCAGCAAGACGGAGCGGGAGAAATTCCTGCAGCTCTACCAGACGGCTGAGAAGCTGTACACGGAAAACATGGATAAGGCTCGCCTCCTTTTCACGTCGGAAAAGGGGAAGGCGACTGTGGCGAAGCTCGACAAGGCCTGGGCCGAGTACCTGCCGGTGAGCAAGAAGGTGGTGCAGCTAGCCCTAAGTGAAGACTTCCAGAAGAGCAGGCAGTCTGCCGAGCTTTCAATGGGGGAGGGACGCCAGAAGATCACCGTGGTGGACGATACCCTCACGGAGCTCGCCCAGCTGAAGGAGGGGAACGCCAAGGACCTCTCCAACATCACCACCGAGATTTACAAGGAAAGCCGGGCGTACCTCATAGCACTTGTCGTCGGATGCGTCCTCTTCGGTATGGGGATGGGGATCTTCCTCTCCCGCAACATCGGGAGGATACTCAAGTCTCTGCTGGACGAGAGTAGCCGCCTCACTGAAGCGGCTGTGCAGGGGAAACTGGGCACCCGCGGCGACGTGCAGAAGATCAACTTCGAGTTCCGCGGCGTCGTGGAGGGTATGAACCAGACGCTCGACGCGGTGGTCGGCCCGCTGAGGGTCGCCGCCGGGTATGTGGACCGCATCTCCAAAGGTGACATCCCCCCGAAGATAAGCGATACCTACCAGGGCGATTTCAACGAGATAAAGCTGAACCTCAACAACTGTATCGACAACGTCAATGCTCTCGTGGCGGACGCAAATCTCCTGGCCGAGAGCGCCGTGCAGGGTAAACTCGCCACCCGTGCCGACGCCTCGCGCCACAGCGGCGACTTCCGCAGGATCGTGCAGGGGGTGAACGACACGCTCGACGCGGTCATCGGCCCGCTGAACGTCGCAGCAGGGTACGTCGAGCGGATATCCAAGGGGGATCTCCCCCCGAGGATCGTCGAGGCCTACAACGGCGAGTTCAACACCATCAAGAACAACCTCAACGTCCTCATCGACGCCATGAAGACCATCACCCAGGCCGCCAAGGAGATCGCCGGAGGAAACCTCCTGGTCGAGATCAGGGAGCGCTCCGACGAGGACGAGCTGATGCGGGCGCTCGCCGCCATGGTGCAGCAGCTTTCCAGTGTGGTGGGCGAGGTGAAGGCGGCGGCCGACAACGTCGCTGCAGGGGCGATGGAGATGAGCTCGGGCTCCGAAAACATGAGCCAGGGCGCCACCGAGCAGGCGGCGGCCGCGGAAGAGGCATCCTCCTCCATGGAAGAGATGTCGGCAAACATCAGGCAAAATGCCGACAACGCGCTGCAGACCGAGAAGATCGCCGTGAAGTCGGCACACGACGCGCTCGAAGGCGGGAAAGCGGTGGCGCAGACGGTGGTCGCCATGAAGGAGATCGCAGGGAAGATCGGCATCATCGAGGAGATCGCGCGCCAGACGAACATGCTGGCACTGAACGCGGCTATCGAGGCAGCGCGCGCAGGGGAGCACGGGAAAGGGTTTGCGGTGGTGGCGAGCGAGGTGAGAAAGCTGGCCGAGAGAAGCCAGGCCGCAGCAGGGGAGATCAGCGAGCTCTCCGTCTCCAGCGTAGCAGTTGCCGAAGAGGCCGGCGCCATGCTGAACCGGCTGGTGCCGGACATCCAGAAGACCGCAGAGCTGGTGCAGGAGATCAGCGCCGCCTCCAAGGAGCAGGATGCGGGAGCGGTGCAGATCAACAAGGCGATCCAGCAGCTCGACCAGGTCATCCAGCAAAACGCAGGCGCGGCGGAAGAGATGAGCTCCACCGCGGAGGAGCTCTCGAGCCAGGCAGAGCAGTTGCAGGGGGCGGTCGGCTTCTTCAAGGTGCAGACCACAGGAGTCGTGCAAAGACACGCGGAGCGCCGCGCCAAGCCGGTGGCGACACCGAAGCACCCGCTGGCGCACCAGGATTCCTGCTCGAGAAAGGGACACTCCCTGGTAATGGGTGAAGGATCGGCCCTGCCGGACGGAGAGTTCGAGCGGTATTGA